A genomic segment from Nicotiana tabacum cultivar K326 chromosome 9, ASM71507v2, whole genome shotgun sequence encodes:
- the LOC142163804 gene encoding uncharacterized protein LOC142163804 gives MFFDGAVNFKGVGIGAVLISESGQHYPASAKIRFLCTNNMDEYEDCILRIRKAISMNVKELLVIGDSDPLIHQVQGEWSNKNAKILLYLHFMKDLCKQFTKIEFRHVPRIQNEFSDALATLSFMIQHPDKNYINLSR, from the coding sequence atgtttttcgatggagcggTAAACTTCAAAGGAGTCGGAATTGGGGCAGTCCTGATTTCAGAATCTGGACAGCATTATCCAGCATCGGCAAAGATAAGATTCCtttgtaccaataatatggatGAATACGAAGACTGCATCCTTAGGATCAGAAAGGCAATCAGCATGAATGTCAAAGAACTTTTGGTCATAGGGGATTCTGATCCATTGATACACCAAGTCCAAGGGGAATGGTCCAACAAGAATGCCAAGATACTTCTATACCTGCACTTCATGAAGGATCTATGCAAGCAGTTCACAAAGATTGAGTTCAGGCACGTCCCCAGGATTCAGAACGAGTTCTCCGACGCCCTTGCAACCCTATCATTtatgattcagcatccagacaagaattacATCAACCTATCAAGATAG